In one window of Caballeronia sp. TF1N1 DNA:
- a CDS encoding alpha/beta hydrolase has product MQLAARRRFITLALAACAAGFGPSRAWATAVTAASDDEELADGLPYGPTSRQRLDVYAPEEASQHARPVIVYFYGGSWQAGQRADSRGVADALAQRGFVAVTPDYRVYPETVFPGFLADAAASVRWARDHAHEFGGDPERIFVMGHSAGAHIAAMLATDGRYLQAQGMAKESLRGMIGLAGPYVAIPSEPHMGDIFPAAERAETLPIDFISGNEPPMLLATGTADNVVDPRNSERFAAALRAHDDSVELKRYPGYDHGRIVDAFTASAHANSPILADVAAFIGAH; this is encoded by the coding sequence ATGCAACTCGCGGCGAGACGGCGCTTCATCACTCTGGCACTGGCGGCGTGCGCTGCGGGCTTCGGTCCGTCGCGCGCGTGGGCAACGGCAGTCACGGCCGCGTCCGATGACGAAGAGCTCGCCGACGGCCTGCCCTACGGCCCGACTTCGCGGCAACGGCTCGACGTCTACGCGCCCGAAGAGGCCTCGCAACATGCGCGTCCGGTGATCGTGTATTTCTACGGCGGAAGCTGGCAAGCCGGCCAGCGCGCCGATTCGCGCGGCGTGGCCGACGCGCTCGCGCAACGCGGCTTCGTCGCGGTGACGCCGGATTACCGCGTATATCCGGAAACCGTCTTCCCTGGCTTCCTTGCCGATGCCGCCGCCTCGGTGCGCTGGGCGCGCGATCACGCGCATGAGTTCGGCGGCGACCCGGAGCGCATCTTCGTGATGGGACATTCGGCGGGCGCGCATATCGCGGCGATGCTAGCCACCGACGGCCGCTATCTGCAAGCGCAAGGCATGGCGAAGGAATCGTTGCGCGGCATGATCGGGCTCGCCGGGCCGTATGTCGCCATTCCGTCCGAGCCGCACATGGGCGACATCTTTCCGGCAGCGGAGCGCGCCGAAACGCTGCCGATCGACTTCATTTCCGGCAACGAGCCGCCGATGCTTCTCGCCACCGGCACCGCCGATAACGTCGTCGATCCGCGCAACAGCGAGCGCTTCGCCGCGGCGTTGCGCGCGCACGACGATAGCGTCGAGCTCAAGCGCTATCCGGGCTACGACCACGGGCGCATCGTCGATGCCTTCACCGCGTCGGCACACGCAAATTCCCCGATTCTGGCCGATGTCGCCGCGTTTATCGGCGCGCATTGA
- a CDS encoding pseudouridine synthase, translating to MDLETLLFSQGFGSRRQCRGLVAEGRVCIGGDVCADPHASISLTPSPEFEVDGHAWTYREKAYIALNKPPGYECSRDPQHHLSIFHLLPPQLIERGVQPVGRLDQDTTGLLLLSDDGAFVHAFTSPKRKVPKLYLATTRHPIDDAQLARLVEGVLLHGETKPSAALAATRRDEHLLELTVQEGKYHQVKRMVAAAGNRVEKLHRERVGGYALPESLAEGAWRWLDETDLAALRDSRTS from the coding sequence ATGGACCTCGAAACCCTCCTCTTCTCCCAAGGCTTCGGGTCGCGCCGCCAATGCCGCGGACTCGTCGCCGAAGGCCGCGTATGTATCGGTGGCGATGTTTGCGCCGATCCCCACGCGAGCATTTCCCTCACGCCATCGCCCGAATTCGAAGTGGACGGGCACGCCTGGACGTATCGCGAGAAAGCCTACATCGCGCTGAACAAGCCGCCCGGCTACGAATGTTCGCGCGATCCGCAACATCACCTGAGCATCTTTCACCTGTTGCCGCCGCAGTTGATCGAGCGCGGCGTGCAGCCCGTCGGCAGGCTCGATCAGGACACCACCGGCCTGCTTCTGCTCTCCGATGACGGCGCCTTCGTGCATGCCTTCACGTCGCCCAAGCGCAAGGTGCCGAAGCTGTATCTGGCGACGACGCGTCACCCCATCGACGATGCACAACTCGCGCGCCTCGTCGAAGGCGTCCTGTTGCACGGCGAGACGAAGCCGAGCGCCGCGCTTGCGGCCACGCGACGCGACGAACATCTGCTCGAACTCACCGTGCAGGAAGGCAAATACCATCAGGTGAAGCGCATGGTCGCGGCGGCCGGCAACCGGGTGGAGAAACTGCATCGCGAGCGCGTGGGCGGTTATGCTTTGCCTGAGTCCCTGGCCGAAGGCGCGTGGCGCTGGCTCGACGAGACCGATCTCGCCGCGCTGCGGGACTCACGCACGTCATAG
- a CDS encoding ABC transporter substrate-binding protein: protein MKLSMFTRRLMAGVALSALAAAAHAQLKVGVDLSSTGPAATIGITSKNAMLMWPKTIAGQNAEYIILDDGSDPGAAVRNIRKLITEDRVDVIVGPNITPAALAALDPVAEYQTPMITLIGSASVVEPQEGKKVWAFKMAQTDRAMADVMTRYMANHGVKTVGFIGFADSYGDSWFNEFGKFAELRHIKIVASERFNRTDASVTGQILKLMSAKPDAVLIAGAGTPTVLPQRTLVERGYKGAIYQTHGIATPEFIKLGGKDVEGTLFPTQPVVVARTLPADHPSKKAALAFVSAYEEKYGKSTVTQFAGDAAGVYPRLQDAVARALKTAKPGTKEFRVALRSELEHAHELVVPNGVVNTSATDHVGLDQRASVMGVIKDGQFTYLSQ from the coding sequence ATGAAGTTGTCGATGTTCACGCGCCGGCTCATGGCCGGCGTTGCCTTGTCCGCGCTGGCCGCTGCCGCGCACGCGCAACTGAAAGTAGGCGTGGACCTGTCGAGCACGGGCCCCGCCGCGACCATCGGCATCACCAGCAAGAACGCGATGTTGATGTGGCCGAAAACCATCGCCGGGCAGAACGCGGAGTACATCATCCTCGATGACGGCTCGGACCCGGGCGCGGCCGTGCGCAACATCCGCAAGCTCATCACCGAGGATCGTGTCGATGTGATCGTCGGCCCGAACATCACGCCGGCCGCGCTCGCGGCGCTCGATCCCGTGGCGGAATACCAGACACCGATGATCACGCTGATCGGTTCGGCTTCGGTGGTCGAGCCGCAGGAAGGCAAGAAGGTCTGGGCCTTCAAGATGGCGCAGACCGACCGCGCCATGGCCGACGTGATGACGCGCTACATGGCGAATCATGGCGTGAAGACGGTCGGTTTCATCGGCTTCGCGGATAGCTACGGCGACAGCTGGTTCAACGAGTTCGGCAAGTTCGCGGAGTTGCGTCACATCAAGATTGTCGCGAGCGAGCGCTTCAACCGGACCGACGCGAGCGTGACGGGGCAAATTCTCAAGCTGATGTCCGCGAAGCCCGATGCGGTGCTGATCGCCGGCGCGGGCACGCCGACCGTTTTGCCGCAGCGCACGCTGGTCGAGCGCGGCTACAAGGGCGCGATCTATCAGACGCACGGCATCGCGACGCCGGAGTTCATCAAGCTGGGCGGCAAGGATGTGGAAGGCACGCTCTTCCCGACGCAGCCCGTGGTCGTCGCGCGCACGCTGCCGGCCGATCATCCTTCGAAGAAAGCGGCGCTGGCGTTCGTGAGCGCTTATGAAGAAAAGTACGGCAAGAGCACCGTGACGCAATTTGCCGGCGATGCGGCGGGCGTGTACCCGCGTTTGCAGGATGCCGTGGCGCGCGCGCTTAAGACCGCGAAACCGGGTACGAAAGAATTTCGCGTGGCTTTGCGGTCGGAACTGGAGCACGCGCATGAGCTCGTCGTACCGAATGGCGTCGTGAACACGAGCGCGACGGATCACGTCGGGCTGGATCAGCGCGCAAGCGTGATGGGCGTGATCAAGGACGGACAGTTCACTTATTTGAGTCAGTGA
- a CDS encoding CysB family HTH-type transcriptional regulator — MNLHQFRFVREAVRQNFNLTEAAKALFTSQPGVSKAIIELEDELGVEIFTRHGKRVRSLTEPGRIILASVEKILQEVESLKRVGKDYAAQDQGNLVIAATHTQARYSLPSAIAEFKKRFPKVHLSILQGSPTQVAEMVIHDQADVAIATEAIANYKELISLPCFQWQHLAVMPADHPLLERKLLTLDDLVQYPLITYEAAFAGRSKINQAFALRSLTPDIVLEAIDADVIKTYVELGLGVGIMADIAFNPERDKHLRAMPVGHLFGTNVTRLALKQGAYLRSYVYTLVELLSPSMNRKLIEQALSGDHESYEL, encoded by the coding sequence ATGAATCTGCACCAGTTCCGCTTCGTCCGCGAGGCCGTGCGGCAGAACTTCAACCTGACCGAGGCCGCAAAGGCTTTATTTACCTCGCAGCCGGGCGTGTCGAAAGCGATCATCGAGCTCGAGGATGAACTCGGCGTCGAGATTTTCACACGCCACGGAAAGCGTGTCAGATCGCTGACCGAGCCGGGGCGCATCATTCTCGCATCGGTCGAAAAGATTCTGCAGGAAGTGGAAAGCCTGAAACGCGTCGGCAAGGACTACGCGGCGCAAGATCAGGGCAATCTCGTCATTGCCGCCACGCACACTCAGGCGCGCTACTCGCTGCCCTCGGCTATCGCGGAATTCAAGAAGCGCTTTCCCAAGGTGCATCTTTCGATTCTGCAAGGCAGCCCGACGCAAGTCGCGGAAATGGTCATCCACGATCAGGCGGATGTGGCTATCGCGACGGAAGCCATCGCCAACTATAAAGAACTGATTTCGCTGCCCTGCTTCCAGTGGCAGCATCTGGCCGTCATGCCGGCCGATCATCCGCTGCTGGAACGCAAGCTTCTCACGCTCGACGATCTAGTGCAGTACCCGCTCATCACTTATGAAGCGGCGTTTGCCGGCCGCAGCAAGATCAATCAGGCGTTTGCGTTGCGCAGTCTCACGCCGGATATCGTGCTCGAAGCCATCGACGCCGATGTCATCAAGACTTATGTCGAACTCGGGCTCGGCGTGGGAATCATGGCGGACATCGCGTTCAATCCGGAGCGCGACAAGCATTTGCGCGCGATGCCGGTTGGCCACTTGTTCGGCACGAACGTGACGCGGCTTGCGCTCAAACAGGGCGCGTATTTGCGCAGCTATGTGTATACGCTCGTCGAACTGCTGTCGCCGTCGATGAATCGCAAGCTGATCGAGCAGGCGCTTTCGGGCGACCACGAAAGCTACGAACTCTGA
- a CDS encoding nitrite/sulfite reductase, whose product MYQYDQIDQRIVDERVAQYADQVRRRLSGELSEEEFRPLRLQNGLYMQRHAYMHRIAIPYGNLRSDQMRMLATIAREHDRGYGHFSTRTNIQFNWVELEETPEILRKLASVQMHAIQTSGNCIRNITADQFAGVAPDELVDPRPWAEILRQWSTFHPEFAWLPRKFKIAVCGSEEDRAATQVHDLGVYLKKNEAGEVVASILAGGGLGRTPIVGAVIKEDLPWQHLITYCEAVLRVYNRYGRRDNMYKARIKILVKALSPEKFAKQVEEEWQHLKDGPSTITAEEVARVSQYFAPPAYEKLPDTDASYEKHLIDSKPFARWVERNVRPHKVSGYASVTLSLKPTGIAPGDATDQQMDDVAAIADEFSFGEIRVSHEQNLILANVRKHDLYAVWERAKAVGFATSNVGLLTDIIACPGGDFCSLANAKSIPIAQAIQERFSNADYVYDLGDLSLNISGCINACGHHHVGNIGVLGVDKDGSEWYQVTLGGEQSSGATGAHLGKVIGPSFSAHEMPDVVSSVIDTYVDNRVEGERFIETYNRIGMTPFKERVYASRQAHA is encoded by the coding sequence ATGTACCAATACGATCAGATCGACCAGCGCATCGTCGACGAACGTGTCGCGCAATACGCCGACCAGGTTCGCCGTCGCTTGTCGGGCGAGTTGAGCGAAGAGGAATTCCGTCCGCTGCGTCTGCAGAACGGCCTGTACATGCAGCGTCACGCCTACATGCACCGCATCGCGATTCCGTACGGCAATCTGCGCAGCGACCAGATGCGCATGCTCGCCACCATCGCGCGCGAGCACGATCGTGGGTACGGCCACTTTTCCACGCGCACCAACATCCAGTTCAACTGGGTCGAGCTGGAAGAGACGCCCGAGATTCTGCGCAAGCTGGCATCGGTGCAAATGCACGCCATTCAGACGTCGGGTAATTGCATCCGCAACATCACGGCGGATCAGTTTGCGGGCGTGGCGCCGGATGAACTCGTCGATCCGCGTCCGTGGGCCGAGATTCTGCGTCAATGGTCGACGTTCCACCCCGAGTTCGCATGGCTGCCGCGCAAGTTCAAGATCGCGGTGTGCGGCTCGGAAGAGGATCGCGCGGCCACGCAGGTGCACGATCTGGGCGTCTATCTGAAGAAGAACGAAGCGGGCGAAGTCGTCGCGAGCATTCTCGCGGGCGGCGGGCTCGGCCGCACGCCGATCGTCGGAGCGGTCATCAAGGAAGACTTGCCCTGGCAGCATCTCATTACGTATTGCGAAGCCGTGCTGCGCGTGTACAACCGCTATGGCCGCCGCGACAATATGTATAAGGCGCGTATCAAGATTCTCGTGAAGGCGCTGTCGCCGGAGAAGTTCGCGAAGCAGGTCGAGGAAGAGTGGCAGCATCTGAAGGACGGCCCTTCGACCATCACGGCGGAAGAAGTCGCACGCGTGTCGCAGTACTTCGCGCCGCCTGCCTACGAAAAGCTGCCGGATACCGACGCCTCGTATGAAAAGCATCTGATCGACAGCAAGCCGTTCGCGCGCTGGGTCGAGCGCAATGTGCGTCCGCATAAGGTGTCGGGCTACGCGTCCGTCACGCTGTCGCTCAAGCCCACCGGCATTGCGCCGGGCGACGCCACCGACCAGCAGATGGACGATGTCGCCGCTATCGCCGATGAATTCTCCTTCGGTGAGATTCGCGTATCGCACGAGCAGAATCTGATTCTCGCCAACGTCAGGAAGCACGATCTGTACGCCGTGTGGGAACGCGCCAAGGCGGTGGGTTTCGCGACCTCGAACGTCGGTTTGCTGACCGATATCATCGCGTGCCCGGGCGGCGATTTCTGCTCGCTCGCGAATGCGAAGTCCATTCCCATCGCGCAAGCCATTCAAGAGCGCTTCAGCAACGCCGACTACGTGTACGACCTGGGCGACCTGTCGCTCAACATCTCGGGCTGCATCAACGCGTGCGGTCACCACCACGTCGGCAACATCGGCGTGCTGGGCGTCGATAAGGACGGCTCGGAGTGGTATCAGGTGACGCTAGGCGGCGAGCAAAGCTCGGGCGCGACCGGCGCGCATCTCGGCAAGGTCATCGGCCCGTCGTTCTCGGCGCATGAAATGCCGGATGTCGTGTCGAGCGTGATCGACACCTACGTCGACAACCGCGTGGAAGGCGAGCGCTTCATCGAGACGTATAACCGCATCGGCATGACGCCGTTCAAGGAGCGCGTGTACGCATCGCGCCAGGCGCACGCTTAA
- a CDS encoding DUF934 domain-containing protein — protein sequence MALIIKNRSVVNDDFTVVRAAEDGALPAVDALPAGKLLVPFALWKEHRAALVAAHSKDELGVWLAPDDEPADLVADFGDIAVIAVDFPVFRDGRGFSIGRLLRERYQWTGELRAIGDVLRDQLLFHARCGFDAFAVREDKDINDALNAFNEFTERYQGATDDLEPLFRRRSAVLATLGA from the coding sequence ATGGCTTTGATTATCAAGAACCGCTCCGTCGTCAATGACGATTTCACCGTGGTCCGTGCCGCCGAAGACGGCGCGCTGCCCGCAGTCGATGCGCTGCCCGCCGGCAAGTTGCTCGTGCCGTTCGCGTTGTGGAAGGAGCATCGTGCGGCGCTCGTCGCGGCGCATTCGAAGGACGAACTCGGCGTGTGGCTCGCGCCCGACGACGAACCCGCCGATCTCGTCGCCGATTTCGGCGACATCGCCGTGATCGCCGTCGATTTTCCCGTGTTCCGCGATGGCCGCGGCTTTTCCATCGGCCGCTTGCTGCGCGAGCGTTATCAGTGGACGGGTGAGTTGCGCGCAATCGGGGACGTGCTGCGCGATCAGTTGCTGTTCCACGCGCGCTGCGGCTTCGACGCATTCGCTGTGCGCGAAGACAAGGACATCAATGACGCGCTCAACGCGTTCAACGAGTTCACGGAGCGCTATCAAGGCGCGACCGACGATCTCGAACCGCTGTTTCGCCGTCGCAGCGCGGTTCTCGCGACGCTTGGAGCCTGA
- a CDS encoding phosphoadenylyl-sulfate reductase, with amino-acid sequence MTPELQAKVERLDALLDSIAARHERVKLASSLAAEDMVLTHAILSREVNIGIFSLNTGRLHEETLGMLDTVKARYGYDIEQFHPRQDAVDAYVRDHGLNAFYESIDLRKSCCHIRKVEPLNRALSDVSAWVTGQRREQSVTRTELHEEEHDAPRGIAKFNPLADWTESDVWDYLKAFDVPVNPLHARGYPSIGCEPCTRAVRPGEDSRAGRWWWESRDTKECGLHITNIKIVEEAPSSAI; translated from the coding sequence ATGACTCCCGAATTGCAAGCCAAGGTTGAACGCCTCGACGCGCTGCTCGATTCGATCGCAGCGCGCCATGAGCGCGTCAAGCTAGCCAGCAGCCTCGCCGCCGAAGACATGGTGCTCACACACGCCATTCTGTCGCGCGAGGTGAATATCGGCATCTTTTCGCTGAACACGGGCCGTCTGCACGAGGAAACGCTCGGCATGCTGGACACGGTCAAGGCGCGTTATGGCTACGACATCGAGCAGTTTCATCCGCGCCAAGATGCCGTCGATGCCTACGTCCGCGATCACGGCCTCAACGCGTTCTACGAGAGCATTGATTTACGCAAGAGCTGCTGCCATATCCGCAAGGTGGAGCCGCTCAATCGCGCGCTGTCGGATGTGTCGGCGTGGGTGACGGGGCAGCGCCGCGAGCAGTCGGTGACGCGCACCGAACTCCACGAGGAAGAGCACGACGCGCCGCGCGGCATCGCCAAGTTCAACCCGCTCGCGGACTGGACCGAAAGCGATGTCTGGGACTACTTGAAGGCCTTCGACGTGCCGGTGAATCCGCTGCATGCGCGCGGTTATCCGAGCATAGGCTGCGAGCCATGCACGCGCGCCGTGCGCCCCGGCGAAGATAGCCGCGCCGGCCGCTGGTGGTGGGAATCGCGCGATACGAAAGAATGCGGCCTGCACATCACGAACATCAAGATCGTCGAAGAAGCACCAAGTTCGGCTATCTGA
- the cysD gene encoding sulfate adenylyltransferase subunit CysD produces MSTTLDSTVTAPITNQATRMDHLDWLEAESIHILRELVAECSKPALLFSGGKDSVVVLHLALKAFGLGAGRKTVLPFPLVHIDTGHNFGEVIEFRDRRAAEIGAELVVGHVEDSIKKGTVRLRRETDSRNAAQAVTLLETIEQYGYTALIGGARRDEEKARAKERIFSFRDEFGQWDPKAQRPELWSIYNARLHPGEHLRVFPISNWTELDVWQYIAREKLDLPSIYYAHEREIVRRNGLLVPVTPLTPVRDGETAEMAQVRFRTVGDISCTCPVSSDADDVEKIIAETAVTEITERGATRMDDQASEAAMEQRKKQGYF; encoded by the coding sequence ATGAGCACCACGCTCGACTCTACCGTCACCGCCCCGATTACCAATCAGGCGACTCGGATGGACCATCTCGACTGGCTCGAAGCCGAGTCGATCCACATCCTGCGCGAACTCGTCGCGGAGTGCAGCAAGCCCGCGCTTCTGTTCTCGGGCGGCAAGGACTCGGTCGTCGTGCTGCATCTGGCGCTGAAGGCATTCGGTCTCGGCGCGGGCCGCAAGACCGTGCTGCCGTTTCCGCTCGTCCATATCGACACTGGCCATAACTTCGGCGAAGTGATCGAGTTTCGTGACCGGCGCGCCGCTGAAATCGGCGCGGAACTGGTCGTCGGCCACGTCGAGGATTCGATCAAGAAGGGCACTGTGCGTCTGCGTCGCGAAACCGATTCGCGCAATGCCGCGCAAGCGGTGACGCTGCTCGAAACCATCGAGCAATACGGCTATACGGCGCTGATCGGCGGCGCGCGCCGCGACGAAGAGAAGGCGCGTGCGAAGGAACGCATTTTTTCGTTCCGCGACGAATTCGGCCAGTGGGATCCGAAGGCGCAGCGTCCGGAACTGTGGAGCATCTATAACGCGCGTCTGCATCCGGGCGAACACTTGCGCGTGTTCCCCATCTCCAACTGGACCGAACTCGACGTGTGGCAATACATTGCGCGCGAGAAGCTCGATCTGCCGTCCATCTATTACGCGCATGAGCGCGAGATCGTGCGCCGCAACGGCCTGCTCGTGCCCGTGACTCCGCTCACTCCGGTGCGCGACGGCGAAACCGCCGAGATGGCGCAAGTGCGCTTTCGGACGGTCGGCGACATCAGCTGCACGTGCCCGGTTTCGAGCGATGCCGACGACGTCGAAAAGATCATCGCCGAAACGGCCGTGACGGAAATCACCGAACGCGGCGCCACGCGCATGGACGATCAGGCTTCCGAAGCCGCGATGGAACAGCGCAAGAAGCAAGGTTATTTCTGA
- a CDS encoding sulfate adenylyltransferase subunit 1 — translation MSIYQAEDLGVLRFITAGSVDDGKSTLIGRLLYDSKAVLSDQLSAISRAKNKRTVGDEIDLSLLTDGLEAEREQGITIDVAYRYFATAKRKFIIADTPGHEQYTRNMVTGASTAHAAIILVDATRVTFDNGDAQLLPQTKRHSAIVKLLDLQHVIVAINKMDLVEYSEARFNEIRDAYVVLARQLGIADVRFVPVSALKGDNIVSASERMPWYAGEPLLDLLESLPVAQPVDQALRFPVQWVARQDGSQADDFRGYMGRVEAGEVRLGDAITVLPANRQATVAEIIAPVPGGVAPVDRAFAGQTVTIRLAEDVDVSRGDTFVPRAESEAQTVEPAKKLEADLCWFDEEPLSQQRKYLLKQTTNTVFARIGAVKEVLDVHTLSHSVDRNTLAMNDIGRVALTLQKPLVADLYETHQGTGAFVLIDEATHHTVAAGMIRAISA, via the coding sequence ATGAGCATCTATCAAGCTGAAGACCTGGGCGTGTTGCGCTTCATCACGGCGGGCAGTGTCGACGACGGCAAGAGCACGCTGATCGGCCGCCTGCTGTACGACAGCAAGGCCGTGTTGTCGGACCAGTTGTCCGCCATCTCGCGCGCCAAGAACAAGCGCACCGTGGGCGATGAGATCGACTTGTCGTTGCTGACCGACGGCCTCGAAGCCGAGCGCGAGCAGGGCATTACCATCGACGTCGCGTATCGTTATTTCGCGACCGCGAAGCGCAAGTTCATCATCGCGGATACGCCGGGTCACGAGCAGTACACGCGCAACATGGTGACGGGCGCATCGACGGCGCATGCGGCGATCATTCTCGTCGACGCGACGCGCGTCACGTTCGACAACGGCGACGCTCAACTCCTGCCGCAGACCAAGCGCCATAGCGCGATTGTCAAGTTGCTCGACTTGCAGCACGTGATTGTCGCGATCAACAAGATGGATCTGGTCGAGTACAGCGAAGCGCGCTTCAACGAAATTCGCGACGCGTACGTCGTGCTCGCGCGTCAGCTTGGAATCGCGGATGTGCGCTTCGTGCCGGTGTCGGCGTTGAAGGGCGACAACATTGTGTCCGCGAGCGAACGCATGCCGTGGTATGCGGGCGAGCCGCTGCTCGACTTGCTCGAATCGCTGCCGGTCGCGCAGCCCGTCGATCAAGCGCTGCGTTTCCCGGTGCAATGGGTCGCGCGTCAGGACGGCTCTCAAGCCGACGATTTCCGCGGCTACATGGGCCGCGTCGAAGCGGGCGAAGTGCGTCTTGGTGACGCCATCACCGTGCTGCCGGCGAATCGCCAGGCGACGGTCGCCGAGATCATCGCGCCGGTGCCGGGCGGCGTTGCGCCGGTGGATCGCGCGTTTGCCGGCCAGACGGTGACCATTCGTCTCGCCGAGGATGTCGATGTCTCGCGTGGCGATACCTTCGTGCCGCGCGCGGAGAGCGAAGCGCAGACGGTCGAACCCGCGAAGAAGCTCGAAGCGGATCTGTGCTGGTTCGACGAAGAGCCGCTTTCGCAGCAGCGCAAGTATTTGTTGAAGCAGACGACGAACACCGTGTTCGCGCGGATCGGCGCGGTGAAGGAAGTGCTGGATGTGCATACGCTGTCGCATTCGGTCGATCGCAATACGCTCGCCATGAACGATATCGGCCGCGTGGCGTTGACCTTGCAGAAGCCGCTCGTCGCGGACTTGTACGAGACGCATCAGGGCACGGGCGCGTTCGTCTTGATCGACGAGGCGACGCATCACACGGTCGCAGCCGGTATGATTCGCGCAATCTCAGCCTGA
- the cobA gene encoding uroporphyrinogen-III C-methyltransferase, whose translation MGKVYLIGAGPGAADLITVRGMRLLEQADVVLHDALVEPAMLDYAPNARKIAVGKRCGQRSTAQHFISKQIVDAALEHGLVVRLKGGDPMLFGRADEEMRALEAAGIDYEVVPGITAALASAATLKRSLTLRGVARSVALATHSRAADSDDIREQAQADSLVFYMGRDSAPDIAQQLIDAGRPGSTPVAIVEACSTPRERTLTLTLARMALGEAQEWLDASQPSLLMIGEAFRDRDAVAKPKVHLKGMQAAA comes from the coding sequence ATGGGTAAGGTCTATCTGATCGGAGCAGGGCCGGGCGCGGCGGATCTCATCACCGTGCGCGGCATGCGTTTGCTCGAACAGGCCGACGTGGTGCTGCACGACGCGCTCGTCGAACCTGCGATGCTCGACTACGCGCCGAACGCACGCAAGATCGCGGTCGGCAAGCGTTGTGGGCAGCGTTCGACGGCGCAGCATTTCATCAGCAAGCAGATCGTCGATGCCGCTTTGGAACACGGTCTCGTCGTGCGTCTAAAGGGCGGCGATCCGATGCTTTTCGGCCGCGCGGATGAAGAGATGCGCGCGCTGGAGGCGGCGGGTATCGACTATGAAGTGGTACCGGGAATCACGGCGGCGCTCGCCAGCGCGGCGACGCTCAAGCGCTCGCTGACCTTGCGAGGCGTGGCGCGTAGTGTCGCGCTGGCGACGCATAGCCGCGCCGCCGACAGCGACGATATCCGCGAGCAGGCGCAGGCGGATTCGCTCGTGTTCTACATGGGCCGAGACAGCGCGCCGGACATTGCCCAACAGTTGATCGATGCGGGACGGCCGGGTTCGACGCCGGTGGCGATCGTCGAGGCGTGCAGCACGCCGCGCGAGCGCACGCTTACGCTTACGCTGGCGCGCATGGCGCTAGGCGAGGCGCAGGAATGGCTCGATGCATCGCAGCCGAGTTTGCTGATGATAGGCGAGGCGTTTCGGGATCGCGACGCGGTGGCGAAGCCGAAGGTGCATTTGAAGGGGATGCAGGCGGCGGCTTGA
- a CDS encoding sirohydrochlorin chelatase — protein sequence MGKHGIVLFGHGARDPRWAEPFERLASRLRAGRDEPVALAFLELMTPDLPSAVTQLAEEGCDAVTVVPVFFGQGGHVRRDLPAVIETCRAAHPSVAIHCATAVGEDDAVLDAVAEYCLRQV from the coding sequence ATGGGCAAGCACGGCATCGTACTGTTCGGACACGGCGCACGCGATCCACGCTGGGCGGAGCCGTTCGAACGGCTTGCGTCGCGCCTGCGTGCCGGGCGCGACGAGCCGGTTGCGCTTGCGTTTCTGGAGTTGATGACGCCGGATCTGCCTTCGGCGGTGACGCAGTTGGCTGAAGAAGGTTGCGATGCCGTTACCGTGGTGCCCGTGTTCTTCGGGCAAGGCGGTCATGTGAGGCGTGACTTGCCGGCGGTAATCGAGACGTGTCGCGCGGCGCATCCCTCTGTCGCGATTCATTGCGCGACGGCGGTCGGCGAGGATGATGCGGTGCTGGATGCGGTCGCGGAGTATTGTTTGCGGCAGGTTTGA